The Aedes aegypti strain LVP_AGWG chromosome 3, AaegL5.0 Primary Assembly, whole genome shotgun sequence genome contains a region encoding:
- the LOC5579476 gene encoding zinc finger protein 615: MDFPVTIDTCRICLENKSTDKTMSDPYKGNIPRYKDLAKLNTYLDVYEFVAGLGQPLAAPTSASAMKFFPRRICDDCVLQLIAAFEFRRKVQRSEDVLKNLMELYDDQYVETVEVIEECELDIKDDIADTIEYVEDEQEYDYVDEESECDQVEDQAVEDEYEVDIKPIESVQDIDLKNSSNQNDTAGSADKQTMLTTSAIKAKGLRYAQAEKEDILYRGKSLTTQCEDCGKIVSSRYFKTHKSFHQSARDNPKSHVCDICNAQFTLKENLSKHKRIHSNDKRYNCSYCNKKFLHWASRRYHIDRCHTGEKKHVCKICGAGFCNSSQYILHTRRHTGATPYGCKLCDRSFISGQALKFHMLAHSDAKNFPCDVCGKSYKSRKSLRVHTRTLHENEKNYVCPICGHAFSQNHVLRTHLLKNHPDYEPPPPGTIVSVRGIERLRNQAELEPDSVQHPAT; encoded by the coding sequence ATGGACTTCCCGGTTACAATCGATACCTGCAGGATATGTTTGGAGAACAAATCGACGGACAAAACGATGAGTGATCCTTACAAGGGAAACATTCCTCGGTACAAAGACCTGGCAAAACTCAACACCTATCTagatgtgtatgaatttgtggcCGGATTGGGACAACCATTGGCTGCACCAACTTCGGCTTCAGCAATGAAATTTTTCCCTagacgaatttgtgacgattgTGTGTTGCAGTTGATAGCAGCTTTTGAATTTCGACGTAAAGTTCAGAGATCAGAAGATGTTCTGAAGAACCTTATGGAATTGTACGATGATCAGTATGTGGAAACGGTGGAGGTCATCGAGGAATGCGAACTGGATATAAAGGACGATATAGCAGATACGATCGAGTACGTTGAGGACGAACAGGAATACGATTATGTGGATGAAGAGAGTGAATGCGATCAGGTCGAAGATCAGGCTGTTGAAGATGAATACGAAGTTGACATAAAACCCATTGAAAGTGTTCAAGATatcgatttgaaaaattcaagtaATCAGAATGATACAGCTGGTTCAGCTGATAAGCAAACAATGTTGACTACTTCAGCTATTAAAGCTAAAGGTTTGAGGTATGCACAAGCCGAGAAAGAAGACATCCTCTATAGAGGAAAATCTCTTACAACACAGTGTGAAGATTGTGGGAAAATAGTTTCCTCACGATATTTCAAAACGCATAAATCTTTTCACCAAAGTGCAAGAGATAATCCCAAGTCACACGTTTGCGATATATGCAATGCTCAATTCACGTTAAAAGAGAATTTAAGTAAGCACAAAAGAATCCACTCCAACGATAAGCGATACAACTGCTCTTACTGCAATAAAAAGTTTCTGCATTGGGCATCTCGCCGTTATCATATCGACAGGTGTCATACTGGCGAAAAGAAGCATGTCTGCAAAATCTGCGGCGCTGGTTTTTGCAATTCATCCCAATACATCCTTCACACCCGTCGACATACTGGAGCGACTCCTTATGGGTGCAAACTGTGCGACAGAAGCTTCATTAGCGGACAAGCTTTGAAATTCCACATGCTAGCGCACTCCGATGCCAAAAACTTCCCCTGCGATGTCTGtggaaaatcatacaaatcacgTAAATCGCTGCGAGTGCATACGAGGACGTTACACGAAAACGAAAAAAACTACGTTTGCCCCATTTGCGGGCATGCATTTTCGCAAAATCATGTCCTACGGAcccatttgttgaaaaatcacccGGATTACGAGCCACCACCGCCGGGGACCATCGTTAGTGTTCGGGGTATTGAACGACTAAGGAACCAAGCTGAATTGGAACCGGATTCTGTTCAGCATCCAGCTAcgtga